A section of the Polynucleobacter sp. AP-Sving-400A-A2 genome encodes:
- a CDS encoding M48 family metalloprotease, with amino-acid sequence MQVIKTSRDISFFRRILAAQLILSLAWPSVGLVYAAGPAPSPITGDVSVQGESAALQNLGRAVQSPDARSANLPSRNAPLSQPSFVLPDMGDPGGDSLSRMDEKKYGEMIMRQIRPDTDYSNDLPIYDYLNQMERRLLQAAKRLQLGGASEQGSGAYSFEVFAVKDSSINAFALPGGFIGFHTGLLVSAETDSEVASVMGHETGHVLQRHLARQMDRQTTNTMIALAGILLGALAASRNPGAASGLMQGGQAVAINNQLSYSRDAEREADRIGFQILAESGYDVNGAPGFFQRLQKATGIMDNGVPSYVRTHPLTTDRIADMQDRARNIANRNVPTAAEFYFIKARARMEQSGGSSQMYDLKNTFEGLSKQSAPGKQMEGFYGLSLVAQKQGKLDQAAGYLQQARNLANSASAPGSPILRQSLSLDITASELALARGKGDEALQIAQATLKAFPQSYAAGAAMMNAYLKLGRTNDAIAWLKARTRLQPNEVVWWSMLSNAYDQAKNVPLRHYALGEKYALEGAWPSAIEQLKIARSSGGADFYQASSIDARLREMQKQYQEELKEQGKNMPS; translated from the coding sequence ATGCAAGTCATAAAGACATCAAGGGATATATCGTTTTTTAGACGAATTTTGGCTGCTCAGCTCATACTGAGCTTGGCTTGGCCAAGTGTTGGTCTCGTCTATGCGGCTGGACCTGCACCCTCCCCTATCACGGGGGATGTATCTGTGCAAGGAGAGTCGGCTGCCTTGCAAAACTTGGGTAGAGCAGTCCAGTCGCCTGATGCCCGCTCCGCAAACCTGCCATCACGCAATGCACCCCTGAGCCAACCCAGTTTTGTACTCCCAGATATGGGGGATCCTGGTGGCGATAGCTTGAGTCGTATGGATGAGAAAAAGTATGGCGAAATGATCATGCGCCAGATTCGTCCGGATACGGATTATTCGAATGATTTACCGATTTATGATTATTTAAATCAAATGGAACGACGCTTATTGCAGGCGGCAAAACGTCTGCAATTGGGCGGTGCTAGTGAGCAGGGAAGTGGTGCCTATAGCTTTGAAGTTTTTGCCGTTAAAGACAGCAGTATTAATGCATTTGCATTACCTGGGGGATTTATTGGTTTTCATACAGGATTACTGGTTAGTGCTGAAACAGATTCAGAAGTAGCTTCTGTTATGGGTCATGAGACCGGTCACGTTTTACAACGTCATTTGGCTCGCCAGATGGATAGGCAGACTACCAATACGATGATTGCTCTCGCTGGTATCTTGTTGGGCGCCTTAGCTGCATCACGTAATCCGGGCGCTGCTTCTGGGCTCATGCAAGGCGGTCAAGCAGTAGCCATCAATAACCAACTCTCTTACTCAAGAGATGCTGAGCGCGAGGCTGATCGTATTGGCTTTCAGATTCTGGCGGAGAGTGGCTATGACGTTAATGGTGCCCCAGGTTTTTTCCAGCGCCTACAAAAGGCGACGGGCATTATGGATAATGGGGTGCCATCTTATGTGCGCACCCATCCATTAACAACGGATCGTATTGCCGATATGCAAGATCGTGCTCGTAATATTGCCAATAGAAATGTACCTACAGCAGCAGAGTTTTATTTCATCAAAGCACGTGCTCGCATGGAGCAGTCTGGGGGCTCTAGCCAGATGTATGACTTAAAAAATACCTTTGAGGGATTGAGTAAACAATCAGCCCCTGGCAAACAAATGGAAGGTTTTTATGGGCTTTCGCTCGTTGCACAAAAACAAGGTAAGTTAGACCAGGCTGCCGGCTATTTGCAACAAGCTCGTAATTTAGCAAATAGCGCTAGCGCACCAGGATCGCCCATTCTGCGTCAAAGCCTCTCCTTAGATATTACAGCTTCAGAGTTGGCATTAGCCAGAGGCAAAGGTGATGAGGCTTTGCAAATTGCTCAAGCCACCTTAAAAGCCTTTCCACAATCCTATGCTGCCGGTGCAGCAATGATGAATGCGTATCTGAAACTAGGTCGTACGAATGACGCCATTGCTTGGTTAAAGGCGCGTACGAGATTACAGCCCAATGAAGTAGTTTGGTGGAGTATGCTTTCGAATGCTTATGATCAGGCTAAAAATGTGCCGCTGCGCCATTACGCTCTTGGAGAAAAGTATGCGCTTGAGGGTGCATGGCCATCAGCGATTGAGCAACTGAAGATTGCTAGATCTTCTGGTGGCGCAGATTTCTATCAAGCTTCGAGTATTGATGCACGTCTTCGTGAAATGCAAAAGCAGTATCAAGAGGAACTGAAGGAGCAGGGCAAGAACATGCCAAGCTAA
- the moaC gene encoding cyclic pyranopterin monophosphate synthase MoaC has translation MNKLTHFDASGQAHMVNVGDKPNTHRIALATGKITMLPETFGMIETGTHKKGDVLGIARIAGIQASKKTSDLIPLCHPLALTHVSLEFVLNKDTSSITCQVRAETTGPTGVEMEALTAVQVALLTIYDMAKAVDRGMVMGDIHLLEKSGGKSGEWKAS, from the coding sequence ATGAACAAACTAACTCATTTTGATGCAAGCGGCCAAGCCCATATGGTCAACGTTGGCGATAAGCCCAATACCCACCGAATTGCCCTTGCTACAGGCAAGATCACCATGCTCCCAGAGACTTTCGGAATGATCGAGACTGGCACCCATAAAAAAGGGGATGTTCTAGGTATCGCCCGCATTGCCGGCATCCAGGCGTCCAAAAAGACATCGGACTTAATCCCTCTTTGTCACCCCCTAGCACTAACGCACGTGAGCCTAGAATTTGTCCTAAATAAAGATACCAGCAGCATTACCTGCCAAGTAAGAGCTGAAACAACTGGCCCCACTGGCGTTGAAATGGAAGCCCTCACCGCTGTCCAAGTAGCCCTCCTCACGATCTACGATATGGCTAAAGCCGTTGATAGGGGAATGGTGATGGGTGATATCCACCTACTAGAGAAGAGTGGTGGTAAGTCTGGAGAGTGGAAGGCTTCATAG
- a CDS encoding pilin, whose amino-acid sequence MRMQDEQQESGFTLIEVMVVVAIIGILVAVAVPQYQDYIARSRIVEGMNLSSSAKLAVTEAFASRGTVPMDEATSGSFTFVPTRSVKLIEVTPSGAIAIDFQNNVAPDNKNTLHLIPTNNPDANIPKAIDLSKPEGSTWAGGWSCRSSETNLLPQLLPSECRITK is encoded by the coding sequence ATGCGTATGCAAGATGAACAACAAGAATCAGGTTTTACCTTAATCGAGGTAATGGTTGTCGTAGCCATCATTGGTATTTTGGTTGCCGTTGCAGTGCCCCAGTATCAGGATTACATTGCACGTAGTCGTATCGTAGAGGGCATGAATCTTTCCTCTAGCGCAAAACTAGCTGTAACAGAAGCGTTTGCCAGCAGGGGGACGGTGCCGATGGATGAGGCAACTAGCGGCTCATTTACCTTTGTGCCAACCCGCAGTGTGAAGCTAATTGAGGTTACGCCTTCAGGCGCCATCGCCATCGACTTTCAGAATAATGTTGCGCCAGACAATAAAAACACATTGCATCTCATTCCAACAAATAATCCAGATGCCAATATTCCCAAAGCAATCGATTTATCTAAGCCAGAAGGATCGACTTGGGCTGGTGGCTGGTCTTGCCGCTCTTCTGAGACGAATCTGCTGCCTCAGCTATTACCTTCGGAGTGCCGCATCACGAAGTAG
- a CDS encoding TerC family protein encodes MDFSAFSDAAFWAALLSIIVANILLSGDNAVVIALASRNLPPAQQKKAIFWGSAAAIILRVVLTITAVALLTLPYLKIIGGLLLLYIGIQLLSDSGGEEHMEAKTSIWAAIRTILIADLVMSLDNVLAVAAAAQKGPEETRLLLLIIGLAMSIPLIIFGSAMLLKVMERFPIIITIGAGLLGFLAGGMLVDDPAIKDSIEALLGDAKLAFEVVGIAIVILVGSYFKKKNAAKEAH; translated from the coding sequence ATGGATTTTTCAGCATTTTCAGATGCAGCCTTTTGGGCGGCATTACTTTCAATCATCGTTGCCAATATTTTGTTATCTGGCGATAACGCGGTTGTTATTGCTTTAGCATCCCGCAACTTACCACCCGCCCAGCAAAAGAAAGCTATTTTCTGGGGTAGTGCTGCAGCTATCATCCTGCGTGTAGTGCTCACAATTACTGCAGTGGCTTTGCTAACGTTGCCATACCTAAAAATTATTGGTGGTTTGCTATTGCTCTACATCGGTATTCAGCTGTTATCCGATAGTGGCGGTGAAGAGCATATGGAAGCCAAGACTAGTATTTGGGCGGCCATTCGGACGATTCTGATTGCTGACTTGGTGATGAGTTTAGATAACGTTTTAGCCGTTGCAGCAGCAGCTCAAAAAGGCCCTGAAGAAACTCGCCTCTTACTATTGATTATCGGTTTGGCGATGTCTATTCCATTGATTATTTTTGGTAGCGCTATGTTGCTCAAGGTAATGGAGCGTTTCCCAATCATTATCACTATTGGTGCAGGGCTTTTAGGTTTCTTGGCCGGCGGTATGTTGGTCGATGATCCTGCGATTAAAGATAGCATTGAGGCTCTACTAGGTGATGCAAAGCTAGCCTTTGAGGTGGTTGGTATAGCGATTGTGATTTTGGTTGGTAGCTATTTCAAGAAAAAGAACGCGGCTAAAGAAGCGCATTAA
- the sucD gene encoding succinate--CoA ligase subunit alpha: protein MSILVNKNTKVITQGITGKTGQFHTEKCQEYANGKNCFVAGVNPKKAGESIFNIPIYGTVKEAAQQTGATTSVIYVPPPGAAAAIWEAVEADLDFVICITEGIPVKDMLEVRNKMHAKEAAGGKKTLLLGPNCPGIITPDEIKIGIMPGHIHKKGRIGVVSRSGTLTYEAVGQLTAVGLGQSTAVGIGGDPINGLKHIDVMRMFNEDPDTDAVIMIGEIGGPDEAEAARWCKANMKKPIVGFIAGVTAPPGKRMGHAGALISGGADTADAKLAVMEECGFKVTRNPSEMAALLKAML from the coding sequence ATGTCTATTTTGGTAAATAAAAATACTAAAGTAATTACTCAAGGTATTACTGGTAAGACTGGCCAATTCCATACAGAAAAGTGTCAAGAATACGCGAATGGTAAAAACTGTTTTGTTGCTGGCGTTAATCCTAAAAAAGCAGGCGAGTCTATTTTCAATATTCCAATTTATGGAACTGTAAAAGAAGCCGCTCAGCAAACTGGTGCAACCACTTCAGTTATTTATGTACCACCTCCTGGAGCTGCTGCTGCTATTTGGGAAGCTGTTGAAGCTGACCTCGATTTTGTTATTTGCATCACTGAAGGCATTCCAGTTAAGGATATGTTGGAAGTGCGTAACAAGATGCATGCAAAAGAAGCTGCCGGTGGCAAGAAGACTTTATTGCTTGGCCCAAATTGCCCTGGAATTATTACTCCAGATGAAATCAAAATCGGCATCATGCCTGGCCATATTCATAAAAAGGGCCGTATTGGTGTAGTGAGTCGTTCAGGTACCTTGACATATGAAGCGGTTGGTCAATTGACAGCGGTTGGTTTAGGTCAGTCCACAGCGGTAGGTATTGGTGGTGACCCAATCAATGGTCTAAAGCACATTGATGTGATGCGCATGTTTAACGAAGATCCAGATACGGATGCAGTTATCATGATCGGCGAAATCGGTGGTCCGGACGAAGCTGAAGCAGCGCGCTGGTGCAAGGCCAATATGAAGAAGCCGATTGTTGGCTTTATCGCTGGTGTAACTGCGCCCCCTGGAAAACGTATGGGCCATGCTGGCGCATTGATCTCTGGCGGTGCAGATACAGCGGATGCTAAGCTTGCCGTGATGGAAGAATGCGGCTTTAAGGTAACTAGAAACCCATCAGAAATGGCTGCATTACTCAAGGCCATGTTGTAA
- the sucC gene encoding ADP-forming succinate--CoA ligase subunit beta: MKIHEYQGKELLRQFNVPVPNGIPAFSVEEAIKAAEKLGGPVWVVKAQIHAGGRGKGGGVKLARSMDEVKKYSSEILGMQLKTHQTGPEGQKVNRLLIEDGADIKKEYYFSIVTDRGTQKNVIMASSEGGMDIEEVAESHPEKIIKVFVDPLIGLTDADCQIIAKGIGVPDASIPMASEVFKNLYKTYWETDASLVEINPLILEGNGKIKALDAKFNFDPNALYRHPEIVAYRDIDEEDAAEIEASKFDLAYISLDGNIGCLVNGAGLAMATMDTIKLFGGEPANFLDVGGGATAEKVTEAFKIMLKNKSVEAILVNIFGGIMRCDVIADGVVTACKAVNLTVPLVVRMKGTNEELGKKILVDSGLPIISADSMAEAATKVVAAVAKNK; the protein is encoded by the coding sequence ATGAAAATTCACGAGTACCAAGGCAAAGAATTACTGCGCCAATTTAATGTGCCTGTTCCAAACGGCATCCCTGCATTTAGTGTTGAGGAGGCAATTAAGGCTGCTGAAAAGCTTGGCGGTCCAGTATGGGTTGTTAAGGCACAAATTCATGCAGGTGGTCGAGGTAAAGGCGGTGGCGTGAAATTAGCTCGCAGCATGGACGAAGTGAAGAAATACTCTTCTGAAATTTTGGGTATGCAGTTAAAAACCCATCAAACAGGTCCAGAAGGTCAAAAAGTAAATCGTCTTTTAATTGAAGACGGTGCTGATATCAAAAAAGAGTACTACTTCAGTATTGTGACTGATCGTGGCACACAGAAAAATGTGATCATGGCCTCCAGCGAAGGCGGCATGGATATTGAAGAGGTTGCAGAATCTCATCCTGAAAAAATTATTAAAGTATTTGTTGATCCATTGATTGGCTTGACCGATGCTGATTGCCAGATTATTGCAAAAGGCATTGGCGTTCCAGATGCATCTATTCCAATGGCAAGCGAAGTGTTTAAAAACTTGTACAAAACCTATTGGGAAACTGATGCTTCATTAGTGGAAATCAATCCATTGATCCTTGAAGGTAACGGTAAGATCAAAGCACTTGATGCCAAATTCAACTTTGATCCCAATGCTTTGTATCGTCATCCAGAAATCGTGGCTTACCGCGATATCGATGAAGAAGATGCGGCTGAGATTGAGGCTTCTAAGTTTGACTTGGCCTACATTTCACTTGATGGAAATATTGGTTGCCTAGTGAATGGTGCGGGCTTGGCAATGGCAACTATGGATACTATTAAGTTGTTTGGTGGCGAGCCAGCAAACTTCTTGGACGTTGGTGGCGGTGCAACTGCAGAGAAAGTAACAGAAGCGTTCAAGATCATGCTCAAGAACAAGAGCGTTGAAGCAATCTTGGTGAATATTTTCGGCGGCATTATGCGTTGCGACGTGATTGCTGACGGTGTGGTTACTGCCTGTAAGGCGGTGAACTTGACTGTACCTTTGGTCGTGCGCATGAAGGGTACCAATGAGGAACTAGGCAAGAAGATTCTTGTGGACTCTGGTTTACCAATCATTAGCGCCGATTCAATGGCAGAAGCTGCTACTAAGGTAGTTGCTGCTGTTGCGAAAAATAAATAA
- the recX gene encoding recombination regulator RecX: protein MSELGSTVKKSKKQSPSLKARALRLLSMREYSRKGLAAKLEESAARMLKFKSSDEDSEEITQTTPLNVQIEAVLDDFEARGWLSDERFAEALVRRRSERFGTRKIQDELTQAGVDGAKTINLLRKLKETEYQRAHELWLRKFGAVAIEQKERARQYRFLASKGFSSDVVSRVVAGRSS from the coding sequence ATGTCAGAATTAGGTAGCACTGTTAAAAAAAGCAAGAAACAAAGCCCGAGTCTCAAAGCTCGGGCTTTGCGACTTTTATCCATGCGCGAATACAGTCGCAAGGGGTTGGCAGCAAAGCTTGAGGAGTCAGCAGCCAGGATGCTCAAGTTCAAGTCTTCCGATGAGGATTCTGAGGAGATTACACAAACCACCCCCTTGAATGTTCAGATTGAGGCTGTCTTAGATGATTTTGAGGCTCGCGGTTGGCTTTCTGATGAGCGTTTTGCAGAGGCCCTTGTTAGGCGTCGTAGCGAGCGCTTTGGAACCCGAAAAATACAGGATGAGCTCACCCAGGCTGGTGTGGATGGCGCAAAGACAATAAATCTTCTCAGAAAGCTCAAAGAGACCGAATACCAGCGTGCTCATGAATTGTGGCTACGTAAATTTGGAGCTGTAGCCATAGAGCAAAAGGAGCGGGCTCGTCAATATCGTTTCCTGGCCTCTAAGGGCTTTAGTTCGGATGTGGTGTCTAGGGTGGTAGCGGGGCGCTCAAGCTAG
- the recA gene encoding recombinase RecA, translated as MAFDDKRKSASPEFDGMSGDKQKALTAALAQIEKQFGKGSIMRLGDAEIHQDIQVVSSGSLGLDIALGVGGLARGRVIEIYGPESSGKTTLTLHAIAEMQKIGGTCAFIDAEHALDVQYASRLGVDVNNLLISQPDTGEQALEIADALVRSGSIDLIVIDSVAALVPRAEIEGDMGDSLPGLQARLMSQALRKLTGAIKRTNTTVIFINQIRMKIGVMFGSPETTTGGNALKFYASMRLDIRRIGSIKKGDEVVGNETRVKVVKNKVSPPFREAIFDIMYGAGISREGEIIDMGVEADIVEKSGSWYAYNGDRIGQGKDNVREFLKENPAIAQDIEAKIRAKLGVKTGTAIVSDVLSEEEGA; from the coding sequence ATGGCCTTCGACGATAAGAGAAAATCAGCCTCACCCGAATTTGACGGTATGAGCGGAGACAAGCAAAAAGCATTAACTGCAGCCTTAGCGCAAATTGAGAAGCAATTTGGTAAGGGCTCAATCATGAGATTGGGCGATGCAGAGATTCATCAGGACATTCAGGTAGTTTCCAGCGGCTCATTAGGTTTAGATATTGCACTTGGAGTCGGTGGTTTAGCCCGTGGGCGCGTCATTGAGATTTATGGCCCAGAATCTTCAGGTAAGACCACTTTGACTTTGCATGCGATTGCAGAGATGCAAAAGATTGGTGGAACTTGTGCCTTCATCGATGCGGAGCATGCCTTAGATGTTCAGTACGCTTCACGCTTAGGTGTAGATGTGAACAATCTGTTGATCTCCCAACCAGATACTGGCGAGCAAGCATTGGAAATTGCAGATGCCTTAGTGCGTTCAGGCTCTATCGATTTAATTGTCATTGACTCCGTGGCAGCCTTGGTTCCAAGGGCTGAGATCGAGGGCGATATGGGCGACTCATTACCTGGCCTCCAAGCCCGTCTGATGAGCCAAGCCTTACGTAAGTTGACTGGCGCGATCAAGCGTACCAATACAACCGTTATCTTTATTAACCAGATCCGTATGAAAATTGGCGTGATGTTTGGTTCGCCTGAAACTACAACTGGTGGTAACGCACTGAAGTTCTACGCCTCCATGCGTTTGGATATTCGTCGTATCGGCAGTATTAAGAAGGGCGATGAAGTAGTTGGTAACGAAACTCGCGTCAAGGTAGTTAAGAACAAGGTATCACCACCATTCCGCGAAGCCATCTTTGACATCATGTACGGCGCTGGAATTTCTCGAGAAGGTGAAATTATCGATATGGGTGTTGAGGCTGATATCGTTGAAAAATCAGGTTCTTGGTATGCCTACAACGGTGATCGCATTGGCCAAGGAAAAGACAATGTGCGTGAGTTTTTGAAAGAGAATCCAGCCATTGCTCAAGATATTGAAGCTAAGATTCGTGCGAAATTGGGTGTAAAGACTGGCACAGCGATCGTCAGTGATGTTTTGAGCGAAGAAGAGGGAGCGTAA
- a CDS encoding DUF2878 domain-containing protein, with product MAKFWNFVFFQAGWFACIIGAANEQVLWPVIGTLLYLAIHIWRSEHSKLELKLISKAVIFGVSADTLISNLGFLYFKDAWPSVYLSPFWLWTLWALVASTVNGSLSWLRGKPWLGALLGAIAGPMSYEAGIRMGAGSWGPNGQLGGLILLAIVWGVAMPLFFYWHKRHVSANLRQNQ from the coding sequence ATGGCTAAATTTTGGAATTTCGTGTTTTTCCAAGCTGGTTGGTTTGCTTGCATTATTGGCGCGGCCAATGAGCAGGTTTTATGGCCCGTTATCGGCACCCTCTTGTACCTTGCGATACATATTTGGCGCTCAGAGCACTCAAAGCTAGAACTTAAACTAATATCCAAAGCGGTTATATTTGGAGTGAGTGCTGACACACTTATATCCAATCTAGGTTTTTTGTACTTTAAAGACGCTTGGCCGAGCGTCTACTTATCCCCATTTTGGTTATGGACCCTATGGGCATTGGTGGCCAGCACTGTTAACGGATCTTTATCCTGGTTGCGTGGCAAGCCATGGTTGGGCGCGCTCTTAGGGGCAATAGCGGGTCCAATGTCCTATGAAGCAGGCATTCGCATGGGGGCAGGTTCATGGGGCCCCAATGGACAGTTAGGCGGCCTCATCCTCTTAGCAATCGTATGGGGTGTTGCTATGCCACTATTTTTCTATTGGCATAAGCGTCATGTAAGTGCAAATCTACGACAGAATCAGTAA
- a CDS encoding group I intron-associated PD-(D/E)XK endonuclease, which produces MTIEDFVKLNINKINTSISSFKDATTNEYIDVDIKNYLQEKLGEDLQNQTTEYLLLNELKGHNFVKAKILDIANKFVLYKPHLEKYFQATVFKNVFAKVGIEDLANKTVEFINAEPNVNDLEIKFIKSNLKNLVTKCLYVASQGGFTADLQHTDYGLRVANEGDSAQFFFIARAMLAGFNCSNVDVRSSRYDAIVDFNSKLIRIQVKGITAGSNISFFDRDRGGQGIDHTHERNRGQRITKADCDIYVAVDKQVGTCYLIPMSFADALDADDAKNVKLSEVANYLERWQTIIDVATQ; this is translated from the coding sequence ATGACAATTGAAGACTTCGTTAAGTTAAACATCAATAAAATCAATACTAGTATTAGCTCTTTCAAAGATGCTACTACTAATGAGTATATTGATGTAGATATTAAAAACTACCTGCAAGAGAAGTTGGGAGAAGACTTGCAGAATCAAACAACAGAATATTTGCTGTTGAACGAGTTAAAAGGGCATAACTTCGTTAAAGCAAAAATACTTGATATCGCTAATAAATTTGTTTTATATAAACCTCACTTGGAAAAGTATTTTCAAGCAACCGTGTTTAAGAATGTCTTTGCTAAGGTTGGCATTGAGGATTTAGCTAATAAGACAGTTGAGTTTATTAATGCAGAGCCAAATGTTAATGATTTAGAGATTAAATTCATCAAATCCAATTTGAAGAATTTAGTTACTAAGTGCTTATATGTCGCATCGCAAGGTGGCTTTACAGCAGACTTACAGCACACAGACTACGGACTTAGAGTGGCTAACGAGGGAGACTCAGCACAATTCTTTTTTATAGCTAGAGCTATGTTGGCAGGATTTAATTGTTCCAACGTTGATGTTCGCTCAAGTCGTTATGACGCTATAGTTGATTTCAATTCCAAGCTAATCAGAATTCAAGTTAAAGGGATTACGGCAGGTAGCAATATCTCTTTTTTTGATAGAGACAGAGGTGGACAAGGAATTGATCATACGCACGAACGTAATAGAGGGCAGCGAATTACCAAAGCTGATTGTGATATCTATGTTGCTGTTGATAAACAAGTTGGTACCTGCTACTTAATTCCAATGTCATTTGCTGATGCCTTAGACGCTGATGATGCAAAGAATGTGAAGTTAAGTGAAGTTGCCAATTATTTAGAGCGATGGCAAACAATTATTGATGTTGCAACTCAGTGA
- the dcm gene encoding DNA (cytosine-5-)-methyltransferase, whose amino-acid sequence MKNLKFIDLFAGIGGMRIAFESAGAECVLTCEINEDALTTYKANFKSNTNHTYHNDILTLTKEIVPAHNILVAGFPCQPYSIAGLRKGLKDERGGDVFLSILKILKEKKPDTLLLENVKGMLNHDKGETFAFMLKSLADCGYVLTHKVLNSMEYANVPQNRERVFVVGFRDVAKLQKFTFPTEVELTKTIHDCLETEQVAKEFYYDNRYDCFAEIQKSIKSRDTIYQWRRQYVRENKSNACPTLTANMGTGGHNVPLVKDDFGIRKLTPRETANFQGFPKTYKLPKLANSKLYHQFGNSVTVPLITKIAKQIVKVL is encoded by the coding sequence ATGAAAAACTTGAAATTCATTGATTTATTCGCAGGTATTGGAGGAATGCGTATTGCTTTCGAAAGTGCAGGTGCTGAATGTGTTCTAACTTGTGAAATCAATGAAGATGCTTTGACTACTTACAAGGCAAATTTTAAGAGTAATACTAACCATACCTATCACAACGATATTCTTACACTCACAAAAGAAATTGTTCCTGCTCACAATATCCTTGTCGCAGGTTTTCCTTGCCAACCATACAGCATTGCAGGTTTGAGAAAAGGATTAAAAGATGAGCGTGGAGGTGATGTATTCCTATCCATTCTCAAAATATTGAAAGAGAAAAAGCCTGATACTTTATTGCTTGAAAATGTGAAAGGTATGCTTAATCACGATAAAGGTGAGACATTTGCTTTTATGCTTAAGTCATTGGCTGACTGTGGTTATGTGCTTACTCACAAAGTATTAAACAGTATGGAATATGCAAATGTTCCTCAAAATAGAGAGCGTGTTTTTGTTGTTGGATTTAGAGATGTAGCTAAGTTACAAAAATTTACTTTTCCAACAGAGGTAGAGCTTACAAAAACAATACACGATTGCTTAGAAACGGAGCAGGTGGCAAAAGAGTTCTACTATGACAATCGCTATGATTGCTTTGCTGAAATACAAAAGTCCATTAAGTCACGTGACACCATTTATCAATGGAGAAGACAGTATGTGCGTGAAAACAAAAGTAATGCTTGTCCCACATTGACTGCAAATATGGGAACAGGTGGACACAATGTGCCACTCGTTAAGGATGACTTTGGTATTCGCAAGCTAACACCACGCGAAACAGCCAATTTTCAAGGGTTCCCTAAAACCTATAAGTTACCAAAGTTAGCGAACAGTAAGCTGTATCACCAATTTGGCAACAGCGTTACTGTTCCATTGATTACGAAAATAGCTAAACAAATAGTTAAAGTTCTATAA